The following are encoded in a window of Salvelinus fontinalis isolate EN_2023a chromosome 40, ASM2944872v1, whole genome shotgun sequence genomic DNA:
- the LOC129839690 gene encoding uncharacterized protein LOC129839690 isoform X2, whose protein sequence is MKMDGFREGAASEKEREPAGEESEEPSSELPSTSSGMLTRSEEECCDLETEISRLEGNLEVLKRPFMLDVPALLLTTLEELTEEQLKTFQSNLTTVQLPDCPPIPESQLENTDRQDTVDQMVKRYGPERAVRITLRILREMKLDDLAEKLERDHTRATKWWRDSSDTGSDKEREKKHVHLPGSSRALDREAAGSKDTRITKDKYELVTKPTEKKRDALLLATLEELSTDELKIFQKELTPSKQLPPYLTGFPPIPETQLENADRQVTADQMVKTYGPEEAVKITQRILRRMNQEDHAEKFERYHSREKKMITINEPSRPGLVSRGEKIEDCVPLTGRARTIIKHKKIPKLEMDFSTILGSQLKMANSLNTEVSVKTQENTQGNTQRTPRGTPRGTPRGTPRGTPRGTPRRTPREHPGEHPGEHPGEHPGEHPGEHPGEHPGEHPENTQENTQENTQENTQENTQRMDEELGRERDSPLLLDHHHMSSPDEFTPGIHGQENRGEYRFQCPRAGLFQCSITGLVFRMEGEGEVFYKTVHWDMRFLSQNGKRPAGPLFKFRCLKGSVCQLHLPHCEIYNSGGCHFLSVAHVTDDNMEFLPPLEITETHIIINISGFSAYGEVKDEDSPTIPIRALVLLFYKPPVVPEKRSILNVLLLPRNVVIREVQEEWKRRNGDKYIYIETNPRCQLTPNKEYELSADLTDEYLIQPKDAEFVDFESYENYFPTFQLFIQTVVEQVNILLKDNGGEESVWERLIWLPASPTDVTSTVSAVSPAAPPANPSAPPVGAFIRRHRMALETRMGLLQPLFLRLQDRGVLIDEEREEVVSKSTKTLQNQALLDMVVKKGARAQKHFYQVLKEVDPCLVEDLEEQTV, encoded by the exons ATGAAAATGGATGGATTCAGG gagggagcTGCCTCTGAAAAGGAAAGGGAGCCAGCaggggaggagagtgaagagccGTCCAGCGAACTCCCCAGCACCTCTTCTGGAAT GTTGACCCGGTCTGAGGAGGAGTGTTGTGATCTGGAGACTGAGATCTCTAGGCTGGAGGGGAACCTGGAGGTGCTGAAG AGACCCTTCATGTTGGATGTTCCAGCTCTGCTGCTGACCACTCTGGAGGAGCTCACTGAAGAACAGCTGAAGACATTTCAGTCTAACCTGACTACGGTCCAGCTGCCTGACTGTCCTCCAATCCCAGAGAGCCAGCTGGAGaacactgacagacaggacacagtTGATCAGATGGTGAAGAGATACGGCCCTGAGAGAGCTGTGAGGATCACACTGAGGATCCTGAGGGAGATGAAGCTGGATGATCTGGCAGAGAAGTTAGAGCGAGATCACACTAGAG CAACAAAATGGTGGCGCGACTCATCAGACACTGGCAGtgacaaagagagggagaagaaacaTGTCCATCTGCCTGGAAGTTCTAGAGCCTTGGACAGAGAGGCAGCAGGCAGCAAAGACACTAGAATCACAAAGGACAAATATGAACTGGTCacg AAACCTACAGAGAAGAAAAGAGACGCTCTGCTGCTGGCCACTCTGGAGGAGCTGAGCACAGACGAGCTGAAAATATTTCAGAAGGAACTGACTCCAAGCAAACAGCTTCCACCTTACCTGACTGGCTTTCCTCCCATCCCAGAAACTCAGCTGGAAAACGCTGACAGACAGGTCACAGCGGATCAGATGGTGAAGACATACGGCCCTGAGGAAGCTGTGAAGATCACACAGAGGATCCTGAGGAGGATGAACCAGGAAGATCATGCAGAGAAGTTCGAGAGATATCACAGTAGAG AAAAGAAAATGATAACAATTAATGAACCATCCAGGCCTGGTCTAGTTTCTAGGGGTGAAAAGATTGAGGATTGTGTCCCACTGACTGGCAGAGCCCGGACCATCATCAAACATAAG AAAATCCCAAAGCTGGAGATGGACTTTTCAACCATCCTAGGAAGCCAACTGAAGAtggctaacagtctcaacacagagGTATCTGTGAAAACCCAGGAGAACACCCAGGGGAACACCCAGAGAACACCCAGGGGAACACCCAGGGGAACACCCAGGGGAACACCCAGGGGAACACCCAGGGGAACACCCAGGAGAACACCCAGAGAACACCCAGGAGAACACCCAGGGGAACACCCAGGAGAACACCCAGGAGAACACCCAGGGGAACACCCAGGGGAACACCCAGGAGAACACCCAGAGAACACCCAGGAGAACACCCAGGAGAACACCCAGGAGAACACCCAGGAGAACACCCAGAGGATGGATGAGGAGTTGGGAAGAGAAAGGG attctcctctcctcttggaTCACCATCACATG AGTTCTCCAGATGAATTTACACCTGGAATCCATGgtcaggagaacaggggagagtaCCG ATTCCAGTGCCCCCGTGCAGGTCTGTTCCAGTGCAGTATAACAGGCCTGGTGtttaggatggagggagagggagaggtgttctataagacAGTCCACTGGGACATGAGGTTTCTATCCCAGAATGGCAAGAGACCTGCAGGACCCCTGTTCAAGTTTAGATGCCTTAAGGGGTCTGTCTGTCAACTACACCTCCCACACTGTGAGATCTACAATA GTGGTGGATGTCACTTCCTGTCTGTAGCCCATGTGACTGATGACAACATGGAGTTTCTCCCTCCTCTTGAGataacagaaacacacatcataaTAAACATCAGTGGATTCTCTGCTTATGGTGAAGTCAAGGATGAAGACTCTCCCACCATTCCTATACGAGCACTTGTCTTGTTGTTCTACAAACCCCCAGTTGTTCCTGAAAAGAGGTCCATCCTGAATGTGTTGTTGCTTCCCAGAAATGTTGTGATCAGGGAG GTGCAGGAGGAATGGAAAAGAAGGAATGGAGACAAATACATCTATATTGAAACAAATCCTCGCTGCCAACTAACTCCAAATAAAGAATACGAGCTCTCCGCAGATCTTACAGATGAATATCTAATTCAACCAAAG GATGCAGAATTTGTGGATTTTGAATCCTATGAAAACTACTTCCCAACATTTCAGTTGTTCATACAAACCGTTGTTGAGCAAGTTAATATTCTTCTGAAAGACAATGGTGGTGAAGAATCTGTCTGGGAAAGACTTATCTGGCTTCCAG CCTCACCAACAGATGTCACCTCTACAG TTTCAGCTGTTTCCCCTGCAGCCCCTCCTGCCAACCCCTCTGCTCCCCCTGTTGGGGCCTTTATCAGAAGACACAGGATGGCTCTAGAGACTCGGATGGGACTCTTACAGCCCTTATTCCTGCGTCTCCAGGATCGTGGGGTTCTGattgatgaggagagggaggaggtggtcaGTAAATCCACCAAGACCCTACAGAACCAAGCCCTGCTGGACATGGTGGTAAAGAAGGGGGCTCGTGCCCAGAAACACTTCTACCAGGTCCTGAAGGAAGTAGATCCCTGCCTGGTCGAAGACCTGGAAGAGCAGACAGTCTGA
- the LOC129839690 gene encoding uncharacterized protein LOC129839690 isoform X1, protein MKMDGFREGAASEKEREPAGEESEEPSSELPSTSSGMLTRSEEECCDLETEISRLEGNLEVLKAEANRDEQSASTSSGSLTLSEEECRDLETEISRLKEKLRFRKRMLDVPALLLTTLEEMNPHELKTFQWYLCWAWLPGCPPIPESQLENTDRQVTVDQMMKRYDPERTVKITLMTLKWMNRVDLAEKLERDYTGGTASPSHLSLFQLRPISFCFPSWPPFAPAPTPSFPGSSKKLLSLDSAGSSGQLSSQRPFMLDVPALLLTTLEELTEEQLKTFQSNLTTVQLPDCPPIPESQLENTDRQDTVDQMVKRYGPERAVRITLRILREMKLDDLAEKLERDHTRATKWWRDSSDTGSDKEREKKHVHLPGSSRALDREAAGSKDTRITKDKYELVTKPTEKKRDALLLATLEELSTDELKIFQKELTPSKQLPPYLTGFPPIPETQLENADRQVTADQMVKTYGPEEAVKITQRILRRMNQEDHAEKFERYHSREKKMITINEPSRPGLVSRGEKIEDCVPLTGRARTIIKHKKIPKLEMDFSTILGSQLKMANSLNTEVSVKTQENTQGNTQRTPRGTPRGTPRGTPRGTPRGTPRRTPREHPGEHPGEHPGEHPGEHPGEHPGEHPGEHPENTQENTQENTQENTQENTQRMDEELGRERDSPLLLDHHHMSSPDEFTPGIHGQENRGEYRFQCPRAGLFQCSITGLVFRMEGEGEVFYKTVHWDMRFLSQNGKRPAGPLFKFRCLKGSVCQLHLPHCEIYNSGGCHFLSVAHVTDDNMEFLPPLEITETHIIINISGFSAYGEVKDEDSPTIPIRALVLLFYKPPVVPEKRSILNVLLLPRNVVIREVQEEWKRRNGDKYIYIETNPRCQLTPNKEYELSADLTDEYLIQPKDAEFVDFESYENYFPTFQLFIQTVVEQVNILLKDNGGEESVWERLIWLPASPTDVTSTVSAVSPAAPPANPSAPPVGAFIRRHRMALETRMGLLQPLFLRLQDRGVLIDEEREEVVSKSTKTLQNQALLDMVVKKGARAQKHFYQVLKEVDPCLVEDLEEQTV, encoded by the exons ATGAAAATGGATGGATTCAGG gagggagcTGCCTCTGAAAAGGAAAGGGAGCCAGCaggggaggagagtgaagagccGTCCAGCGAACTCCCCAGCACCTCTTCTGGAAT GTTGACCCGGTCTGAGGAGGAGTGTTGTGATCTGGAGACTGAGATCTCTAGGCTGGAGGGGAACCTGGAGGTGCTGAAG GCAGAGGCCAACAGGGATGAGCAGTCTGCCAGCACCTCTTCTGGAAG TTTGACCCTGTCTGAGGAGGAGTGTCGTGATCTGGAGACTGAGATCTCTAGGCTGAAGGAGAAGCTGAGGTTCAGAAAG AGAATGTTGGATGTTCCAGCTCTGCTACTGACCACTCTGGAGGAGATGAACCCACACGAGCTGAAGACATTTCAGTGGTACCTGTGTTGGgcctggctgcctggctgtcCTCCAATCCCAGAGAGCCAGCTGGAGAACACTGACAGACAGGTCACAGTGGATCAGATGATGAAGAGATACGACCCTGAGAGAACTGTGAAGATCACACTTATGACCCTGAAGTGGATGAATCGAGTAGACCTAGCAGAGAAGTTAGAGAGAGATTACACTGGAG GTACTGCCTCACCCTCTCACTTGTCCTTATTCCAACTCAGGCCCATATCCTTCTGTTTCCCTTCATGGCCTCCTTTCGCTCCAGCTCCAACTCCTTCCTTCCCTGGTTCGTCTAAGAAGTTGTTGTCGTTAGATTCTGCTGGTAGTTCAGGACAGCTCAGCTCACAG AGACCCTTCATGTTGGATGTTCCAGCTCTGCTGCTGACCACTCTGGAGGAGCTCACTGAAGAACAGCTGAAGACATTTCAGTCTAACCTGACTACGGTCCAGCTGCCTGACTGTCCTCCAATCCCAGAGAGCCAGCTGGAGaacactgacagacaggacacagtTGATCAGATGGTGAAGAGATACGGCCCTGAGAGAGCTGTGAGGATCACACTGAGGATCCTGAGGGAGATGAAGCTGGATGATCTGGCAGAGAAGTTAGAGCGAGATCACACTAGAG CAACAAAATGGTGGCGCGACTCATCAGACACTGGCAGtgacaaagagagggagaagaaacaTGTCCATCTGCCTGGAAGTTCTAGAGCCTTGGACAGAGAGGCAGCAGGCAGCAAAGACACTAGAATCACAAAGGACAAATATGAACTGGTCacg AAACCTACAGAGAAGAAAAGAGACGCTCTGCTGCTGGCCACTCTGGAGGAGCTGAGCACAGACGAGCTGAAAATATTTCAGAAGGAACTGACTCCAAGCAAACAGCTTCCACCTTACCTGACTGGCTTTCCTCCCATCCCAGAAACTCAGCTGGAAAACGCTGACAGACAGGTCACAGCGGATCAGATGGTGAAGACATACGGCCCTGAGGAAGCTGTGAAGATCACACAGAGGATCCTGAGGAGGATGAACCAGGAAGATCATGCAGAGAAGTTCGAGAGATATCACAGTAGAG AAAAGAAAATGATAACAATTAATGAACCATCCAGGCCTGGTCTAGTTTCTAGGGGTGAAAAGATTGAGGATTGTGTCCCACTGACTGGCAGAGCCCGGACCATCATCAAACATAAG AAAATCCCAAAGCTGGAGATGGACTTTTCAACCATCCTAGGAAGCCAACTGAAGAtggctaacagtctcaacacagagGTATCTGTGAAAACCCAGGAGAACACCCAGGGGAACACCCAGAGAACACCCAGGGGAACACCCAGGGGAACACCCAGGGGAACACCCAGGGGAACACCCAGGGGAACACCCAGGAGAACACCCAGAGAACACCCAGGAGAACACCCAGGGGAACACCCAGGAGAACACCCAGGAGAACACCCAGGGGAACACCCAGGGGAACACCCAGGAGAACACCCAGAGAACACCCAGGAGAACACCCAGGAGAACACCCAGGAGAACACCCAGGAGAACACCCAGAGGATGGATGAGGAGTTGGGAAGAGAAAGGG attctcctctcctcttggaTCACCATCACATG AGTTCTCCAGATGAATTTACACCTGGAATCCATGgtcaggagaacaggggagagtaCCG ATTCCAGTGCCCCCGTGCAGGTCTGTTCCAGTGCAGTATAACAGGCCTGGTGtttaggatggagggagagggagaggtgttctataagacAGTCCACTGGGACATGAGGTTTCTATCCCAGAATGGCAAGAGACCTGCAGGACCCCTGTTCAAGTTTAGATGCCTTAAGGGGTCTGTCTGTCAACTACACCTCCCACACTGTGAGATCTACAATA GTGGTGGATGTCACTTCCTGTCTGTAGCCCATGTGACTGATGACAACATGGAGTTTCTCCCTCCTCTTGAGataacagaaacacacatcataaTAAACATCAGTGGATTCTCTGCTTATGGTGAAGTCAAGGATGAAGACTCTCCCACCATTCCTATACGAGCACTTGTCTTGTTGTTCTACAAACCCCCAGTTGTTCCTGAAAAGAGGTCCATCCTGAATGTGTTGTTGCTTCCCAGAAATGTTGTGATCAGGGAG GTGCAGGAGGAATGGAAAAGAAGGAATGGAGACAAATACATCTATATTGAAACAAATCCTCGCTGCCAACTAACTCCAAATAAAGAATACGAGCTCTCCGCAGATCTTACAGATGAATATCTAATTCAACCAAAG GATGCAGAATTTGTGGATTTTGAATCCTATGAAAACTACTTCCCAACATTTCAGTTGTTCATACAAACCGTTGTTGAGCAAGTTAATATTCTTCTGAAAGACAATGGTGGTGAAGAATCTGTCTGGGAAAGACTTATCTGGCTTCCAG CCTCACCAACAGATGTCACCTCTACAG TTTCAGCTGTTTCCCCTGCAGCCCCTCCTGCCAACCCCTCTGCTCCCCCTGTTGGGGCCTTTATCAGAAGACACAGGATGGCTCTAGAGACTCGGATGGGACTCTTACAGCCCTTATTCCTGCGTCTCCAGGATCGTGGGGTTCTGattgatgaggagagggaggaggtggtcaGTAAATCCACCAAGACCCTACAGAACCAAGCCCTGCTGGACATGGTGGTAAAGAAGGGGGCTCGTGCCCAGAAACACTTCTACCAGGTCCTGAAGGAAGTAGATCCCTGCCTGGTCGAAGACCTGGAAGAGCAGACAGTCTGA